One Aquamicrobium sp. genomic region harbors:
- a CDS encoding branched-chain amino acid ABC transporter permease, whose protein sequence is MPELMQFLMSGVTVGAVYALVALGFTIIYNASDVVNFAQGEFVMLGGMLTVLCYAGGLPLPVAALIAIAVTAAAGVALNKLAIEPARGAPVVSLIIITIGASIFIRGVSQLVFGKQLHRFPSFSGDAPIPVLGATILPQSLWVIAGGLAVFVGLWLFFTRTLTGRAVLATANNRMAAQLVGINTRYVMSLSFALSAAIGALAGVLVTPITLVSYDIGISLALKGFAAAMLGGMGNPKGALAGGLLLGLMEALTAGYLSSQYKDAAAFVVILGVLFFMPQGLFGTKTTERV, encoded by the coding sequence ATGCCCGAACTGATGCAGTTCCTGATGTCGGGGGTGACGGTGGGCGCGGTCTACGCGCTCGTCGCGCTCGGCTTCACCATCATCTACAACGCGTCCGACGTGGTGAACTTCGCCCAGGGCGAGTTCGTCATGCTGGGCGGCATGCTGACGGTGCTGTGCTACGCTGGCGGCCTGCCGCTGCCGGTCGCGGCGCTGATCGCCATCGCGGTCACGGCCGCCGCCGGCGTCGCGCTCAACAAGCTGGCCATCGAGCCGGCGCGCGGTGCGCCCGTCGTCTCGCTCATCATCATCACCATCGGCGCCTCGATCTTCATCCGCGGCGTCTCGCAGCTCGTCTTCGGCAAGCAGCTCCACCGCTTCCCGTCCTTTTCCGGCGACGCGCCGATCCCGGTGCTGGGCGCGACCATCCTGCCGCAGAGCCTGTGGGTGATCGCCGGCGGCCTTGCCGTCTTCGTCGGGCTATGGCTGTTCTTTACCCGCACGCTGACCGGGCGCGCGGTGCTCGCCACCGCCAACAACCGCATGGCCGCGCAGCTCGTCGGCATCAACACGCGCTATGTCATGTCGCTGTCCTTCGCGCTGTCGGCGGCGATCGGCGCGCTGGCGGGCGTGCTTGTCACCCCGATCACGCTGGTCAGCTACGACATCGGCATCTCGCTGGCGCTGAAGGGCTTCGCCGCCGCGATGCTGGGCGGCATGGGCAACCCCAAGGGCGCGCTGGCCGGCGGCCTGCTGCTCGGCCTGATGGAGGCACTGACGGCGGGCTATCTCAGCTCGCAATACAAGGACGCGGCCGCCTTCGTCGTCATCCTCGGCGTGCTCTTCTTCATGCCGCAGGGCCTGTTCGGCACCAAGACCACGGAACGGGTGTGA
- the paaA gene encoding 1,2-phenylacetyl-CoA epoxidase subunit PaaA encodes MYAQMVRTDSDGVKSLEEMSLQERAFQDRVDAGEKIEPKDWMPEAYRKTLIRQIGQHAHSEIVGQLPEGNWITRAPTLERKAILLAKVQDEAGHGLYLYCAAETLGVSRDELLDKLHSGKMKYSSIFNYPTLNWADIGAVGWLVDGAAIMNQVPLQRTSYGPYSRAMIRICKEESFHQRQGYDIMMKMAEGSPAQKAMAQDALNRFWYPSLMMFGPSDKDSVHSAQSMAWKIKINTNDELRQKFVDQTVPQAKYLGLTIPDDKLAWNEEKGGYDFSEPDWSEFFEVISGNGPCNRERLGARVKAWEDGAWFREGLMAHARKKEARRAAA; translated from the coding sequence ATGTATGCCCAGATGGTCAGGACCGACAGCGACGGCGTGAAGTCTCTCGAGGAGATGTCGTTGCAGGAACGCGCGTTTCAGGACCGCGTCGATGCCGGCGAGAAGATCGAGCCGAAGGACTGGATGCCCGAAGCCTACCGCAAGACGCTGATCCGCCAGATCGGCCAGCATGCCCATTCCGAGATCGTCGGGCAGTTGCCCGAAGGCAACTGGATCACCCGCGCCCCGACGCTGGAGCGCAAGGCGATCCTGCTCGCCAAGGTGCAGGACGAGGCCGGCCACGGCCTTTACCTCTACTGCGCCGCCGAGACGCTCGGCGTCAGCCGCGACGAGCTGCTCGACAAGCTGCATTCGGGGAAGATGAAATACTCCTCGATCTTCAACTATCCGACGCTGAACTGGGCCGATATCGGCGCGGTCGGCTGGCTGGTCGACGGCGCGGCGATCATGAACCAGGTGCCGCTCCAGCGCACCTCCTACGGCCCCTACAGCCGCGCGATGATCCGCATCTGCAAGGAGGAGAGCTTCCACCAGCGGCAGGGCTACGACATCATGATGAAGATGGCTGAAGGTTCGCCAGCCCAGAAGGCGATGGCGCAGGATGCGCTGAACCGCTTCTGGTATCCGTCGCTGATGATGTTCGGCCCCTCCGACAAGGATTCGGTCCACTCGGCGCAGTCGATGGCGTGGAAGATCAAGATCAACACCAATGACGAGCTGCGGCAGAAATTCGTCGACCAGACCGTGCCGCAGGCGAAATATCTCGGCCTGACCATCCCCGACGACAAGCTGGCCTGGAACGAGGAAAAGGGCGGCTACGACTTTTCCGAGCCGGACTGGAGCGAGTTCTTCGAGGTGATTTCCGGCAACGGGCCGTGCAACCGCGAGCGCCTCGGCGCGCGCGTCAAGGCGTGGGAGGACGGCGCCTGGTTCCGCGAAGGGCTGATGGCCCATGCGCGCAAGAAGGAGGCGCGCCGCGCGGCCGCCTGA
- the paaB gene encoding 1,2-phenylacetyl-CoA epoxidase subunit PaaB has translation MSHEWPLWEIFIRGQHGLNHRHVGSLHAPDAEMAIKNARDVYTRRNEGVSIWVVRSSEIAASSPSDKGPLFEPSNSKVYRHPTFFKIPDEVGHM, from the coding sequence ATGTCTCACGAATGGCCTCTATGGGAGATTTTCATCCGCGGCCAGCACGGCCTCAACCATCGCCACGTCGGCAGCTTGCACGCGCCCGACGCCGAGATGGCGATCAAGAACGCCCGCGACGTCTACACCCGCCGCAACGAGGGCGTATCGATCTGGGTGGTGCGCTCGTCCGAGATCGCGGCGAGCTCGCCCTCCGACAAGGGACCGCTGTTCGAGCCGTCCAACTCCAAAGTCTACCGCCACCCGACCTTCTTCAAGATTCCCGACGAAGTGGGGCATATGTGA
- a CDS encoding ABC transporter ATP-binding protein → MSLLRVEGLGIDFGGLRAVNDVGFGLGPGEIVSVIGPNGAGKTTLFNMISGLYLPARGRVTLDGEDVTGMEPHLLAARGLSRTFQNLQIFHAMTVLENVEAGHHLHEKGSVVADLLSLPSSRRRNAATRESAYALLERVGLSRAAGHEAGSLSYGALKRLEIARALALKPRVLLLDEPAAGCNAVETEEIDRLVSDVAASGVAVLLVEHDMKMVMRISSHLVVLDHGEKIAEGEPALVARDPRVIEAYLGAQAGEDAGEDTHAHG, encoded by the coding sequence ATGAGCCTGCTTCGCGTCGAGGGCCTCGGCATCGATTTCGGCGGCCTGCGCGCCGTCAACGATGTCGGCTTCGGGTTGGGTCCGGGCGAGATCGTCTCGGTCATCGGGCCGAACGGGGCCGGCAAGACCACGCTGTTCAACATGATCTCCGGCCTCTATCTGCCGGCGCGGGGCCGCGTCACGCTCGACGGCGAGGACGTGACCGGCATGGAGCCGCATCTGCTCGCCGCGCGCGGGCTGTCGCGCACCTTCCAGAACCTCCAGATATTCCATGCCATGACCGTGCTGGAGAATGTCGAGGCCGGGCATCATCTGCACGAGAAGGGCTCGGTGGTCGCCGACCTTTTGTCGCTGCCCTCCTCGCGCCGGCGCAACGCGGCGACGCGCGAGAGCGCCTATGCTCTGCTGGAGCGGGTCGGGCTGTCGCGCGCGGCCGGGCACGAGGCGGGCTCGCTGTCCTACGGCGCGCTGAAGCGGCTGGAGATCGCCCGGGCGCTCGCCCTGAAGCCGCGCGTGCTGCTGCTCGACGAGCCGGCTGCGGGCTGCAACGCGGTCGAGACCGAGGAGATCGACCGGCTGGTGTCCGATGTCGCGGCGTCGGGCGTCGCCGTGCTTCTGGTCGAGCACGACATGAAGATGGTGATGCGCATATCGAGCCATCTCGTCGTCCTCGACCATGGCGAGAAGATCGCCGAGGGCGAGCCGGCTTTGGTGGCGCGCGACCCGCGCGTCATCGAGGCCTATCTCGGCGCCCAAGCCGGAGAGGATGCCGGGGAGGACACCCATGCTCACGGTTGA
- the paaC gene encoding 1,2-phenylacetyl-CoA epoxidase subunit PaaC has product MAALLDADTGADIDRAGLTEFLLRMGDNALVLGHRVSEWCGHSPVLEEDIALANTALDLIGQTQLWLGLAGEVEGKGRTADNLAYLRDAHAFRNLLLVELPNGDFGRTLMRQFLFDAWHLPMLKWLAASSRDPRIAEIAAKAVKEVAYHVERSADLVIRLGDGSEESHARMQTALDELWPYTGEMFAADAADEAAAAAGIAPSVPSLREPWEAVVDEVLAEATLKRPDGTYAHKGGRSGRHTEHLGYILAEMQFLQRAYPGSTW; this is encoded by the coding sequence ATGGCCGCGCTTCTCGACGCCGACACCGGGGCCGATATCGACCGCGCCGGCCTGACCGAGTTCCTGCTGCGCATGGGCGACAACGCGCTCGTCCTCGGCCATCGCGTCTCGGAATGGTGCGGCCACTCGCCGGTGCTGGAGGAGGACATCGCGCTCGCCAACACCGCGCTCGACCTGATCGGCCAGACCCAGCTCTGGCTCGGCCTTGCCGGCGAGGTCGAGGGCAAGGGCCGCACGGCCGACAACCTCGCCTATCTGCGCGACGCGCACGCCTTCCGCAACCTCCTGCTGGTCGAGCTGCCCAACGGCGATTTCGGCCGCACGCTGATGCGCCAGTTCCTGTTCGACGCCTGGCACCTGCCGATGCTGAAATGGCTGGCCGCGTCCTCGCGCGATCCGCGCATCGCCGAGATCGCCGCCAAGGCGGTGAAGGAAGTCGCCTATCACGTCGAGCGCTCGGCCGACCTCGTCATCCGCCTCGGCGACGGCAGCGAGGAAAGCCACGCCCGCATGCAGACGGCACTCGACGAGCTCTGGCCCTATACGGGCGAGATGTTCGCGGCCGACGCCGCCGACGAGGCAGCCGCCGCGGCCGGCATCGCGCCGTCTGTTCCCAGCCTGCGCGAGCCGTGGGAGGCGGTGGTGGACGAGGTTCTGGCCGAGGCGACGTTGAAGCGCCCCGATGGGACCTACGCCCACAAGGGCGGCAGGAGCGGCAGGCACACCGAGCATCTGGGCTATATCCTGGCCGAGATGCAGTTCCTGCAGCGCGCCTATCCGGGAAGCACCTGGTAG
- a CDS encoding ABC transporter ATP-binding protein, translating to MLTVEGLRSRYGRIEALHGIDIEVGSGEIVAVVGANGAGKTTLLRCLSGVQPVSAGSIIFRGEPLTAVPAWRRVERGLAQSPEGRQIFTNLTVEENLRLGAFLFSDDKVARDMDEAFAMFPILKEKRNLPAGGLSGGQQQMLAIARALMGRPSCLLLDEPSMGLAPILVAQIFDVVKNLRSLNVTVLLVEQNAFGALSIADRGYVMETGRIIMGGPAAELIADEKVREAYLGI from the coding sequence ATGCTCACGGTTGAGGGGCTGCGCTCGCGCTACGGCCGCATCGAGGCGCTGCACGGCATCGACATCGAGGTCGGCTCGGGCGAGATCGTCGCCGTGGTCGGCGCCAACGGCGCGGGCAAGACGACGCTGCTGCGCTGCCTGTCCGGCGTGCAGCCGGTCTCGGCCGGCTCGATCATCTTTCGCGGCGAGCCGCTGACCGCTGTGCCGGCGTGGCGGCGCGTCGAGCGCGGGCTGGCGCAATCGCCCGAAGGGCGGCAGATCTTCACCAACCTGACGGTCGAGGAGAATCTGCGCCTCGGCGCGTTCCTGTTCAGCGACGACAAGGTCGCGCGCGACATGGACGAGGCCTTCGCGATGTTCCCCATCCTGAAGGAGAAGCGCAACCTGCCGGCCGGCGGGCTTTCCGGCGGCCAGCAGCAGATGCTGGCCATCGCCCGCGCGCTGATGGGGCGCCCCTCCTGCCTGCTGCTCGACGAGCCATCGATGGGGCTGGCGCCGATCCTGGTGGCGCAGATCTTCGACGTGGTGAAGAACCTGCGGAGCCTCAACGTCACCGTGCTGCTGGTCGAGCAGAACGCCTTCGGCGCGCTGTCGATCGCCGACCGCGGCTACGTCATGGAAACCGGGCGCATCATCATGGGCGGCCCGGCGGCCGAGCTGATCGCCGACGAGAAGGTGAGGGAAGCCTATCTGGGGATTTGA
- a CDS encoding branched-chain amino acid ABC transporter permease, translating to MRLSTKATTLLLLALAIALAPLLFPSAFYYRVGALIFINGLAVTGLVVLIGYAGQISLGHAGFFGIGAYACALAPAHLGLHPVLAIVFGAALSGGIAWLVGRPILRLKGYYLAVASLGFGVLVAMVLANEAWLTGGPDGIAVPDPGLRAALRDLGIEVSNAQFWYGACGLVLVVGAWLALNLHDSATGRALRALHGSEVAARTVGVDVARYKLHAFVISAVYASVAGSLLALQNRLVTPDMAGFMHSIEMVTMTVLGGAASVPGAILGAAILTALPQVLTVFQEYEMLMLGLVMMLVMIFMREGLLPSLVRLLRGRGQ from the coding sequence ATGCGGCTCTCGACGAAAGCGACGACGCTTCTTCTCCTGGCGCTGGCGATCGCGCTCGCGCCGCTTCTGTTCCCTTCCGCCTTCTATTACCGGGTCGGCGCGCTGATCTTCATCAACGGCCTCGCCGTCACCGGCCTCGTGGTGCTGATCGGCTATGCCGGACAAATCAGCCTCGGCCATGCCGGTTTCTTCGGCATCGGCGCTTATGCCTGCGCGCTGGCGCCGGCGCATCTGGGCCTCCATCCCGTCCTCGCCATCGTCTTCGGCGCGGCGCTGTCGGGCGGCATCGCCTGGCTGGTCGGCCGGCCGATCCTGCGGCTCAAGGGCTATTACCTCGCCGTCGCCAGCCTCGGCTTCGGCGTGCTCGTCGCCATGGTGCTGGCTAACGAGGCGTGGCTTACCGGCGGGCCGGACGGCATCGCCGTGCCCGATCCCGGCCTGCGCGCCGCCCTGCGCGATCTCGGCATCGAGGTCAGCAACGCCCAGTTCTGGTACGGCGCCTGCGGCCTCGTGCTGGTCGTCGGCGCGTGGCTGGCGCTCAACCTGCACGACAGCGCGACCGGGCGGGCCTTGCGGGCGCTGCACGGCTCCGAAGTCGCCGCCCGCACCGTCGGCGTCGACGTCGCCCGCTACAAGCTGCACGCCTTCGTCATCTCGGCGGTCTACGCCTCGGTCGCCGGCTCGCTGCTTGCCTTGCAGAACCGGCTGGTGACGCCGGACATGGCCGGCTTCATGCATTCCATCGAGATGGTGACGATGACGGTTCTCGGCGGCGCGGCCTCGGTGCCGGGCGCGATCCTCGGCGCGGCGATCCTGACCGCGCTGCCGCAGGTGCTGACCGTGTTCCAGGAATACGAGATGCTGATGCTCGGCCTCGTCATGATGCTGGTGATGATATTCATGCGCGAGGGGCTGCTGCCCAGCCTCGTGCGCCTGCTGCGGGGGAGGGGTCAATGA